The Balaenoptera acutorostrata chromosome 13, mBalAcu1.1, whole genome shotgun sequence region CAGgagctttctgaaagaaaatagtAGGCAGGAACTTGCTCCAGTTGACTTAAAGAAAGACACACAACGTAAGAGTTGTGAGTTGTAAGTTTTATCCAGAGTCTTACTGAGGattatagcccaggagacagccagTCAGCTGTGAGGAAACTCCCAAAGAGGTAGGGGAGAAGCCAGTTTATCTATGATTTTTTTGGCTAGGAAATTCATGCAGTCAAGCATAtatcttggtaaaagattactgctaatcacaaaaaacagatatctcaagttagtgattttagtgcttttctatttcttttttcaattcttgCCTGCGAAGAggcaagaatctggggtcattgaaattcttcctgagatatgcATCTAACTATCTAAAGGCCTACTTATCCAAAGAACAGAGTCCCTCATCCTGTTTTTCATCCTGAACTCCTCTCAGGGTGCGCTGTTGGTGGGCAGCTGCAGTGAGTTCCCAGTTAACCCTTGTAGAACTGGGTAGTGAGCagttctctttgttcttctttgtgcACACTCCTTTAGGCATTAAAAcacattataaagctacagtaactgTGGTTCTGGTATAGTAGTAGGCAAACAGATAATGGAAAAGACTAGAGTCCAGAAACCAGGTACACAGTGGGGTTTGACATGTGGTAAACAAAGCACTTCAAATTAGTGGGAGGGAAATGGATTATTCAATAAAAGGTACTGGGCCAGTTGATTGGCCATTTGCGGGAAAGCAAAGCTAGATCTCACTGCTTATACCTAAACACATTCTAGTAAAGATCAGACATTTCAATGTAAAAATTCAAGTCATAAAAGCTCTAGAAGAAAATATCTGTTTATAGTCTTGTGTTGATGAGTATCTTGCTAAGCATGATATGAAACTTTAAAAGGAAGCATAAgacctcaaaaaaataaaacccctaAAAcaaggatgggaaaaaaaaaactattaggaaAAAGTACTTTCAGTATAGCTACCTGACAGGATTAatgtaatatttctaaaataaaaaagagctcttgtaaattaatttttaaaagtcagggttGACTCTAAAGAAACAAGTGGGAAACGAGCGATCGgtagaagaggaaatgaaaatgacCAGTTAGCATTTGGAAATACGGTCAGCCCTACTAGTGGTTATTCCCTTGCACCGCCCATGGGAGGATGAACTGGTACAGCTTTTCTGGAGGGCAGTTCGGTAATATGTATCAAAATTAAATGTGCAGACACTTTAGTAATCTCACTATTTTAGGAGCTAACCGGAGAGTTGTGCAAAGCATAGACGAAAGTGTTCGTTAGAGCATTGTCTAAAACCGGGGTTTGGAAACTGCTTAAATGTCTTCTGTAGATAATTGGTTGAACAGTGGAAATCTATGACCTCAGCATGAAGGATGGTTACATCCAAATTTATTGATGTAAGATTTTCCCCCCAGATATTGTGGACTGAGAAAGCAGGTTGCAGAACACTAGATAGAGTATCAtcctgggatgtgtgtgtgtgggtatataCACATGCCCACATAAGTGCTCTTTAGAAACTATTAACAAGGGTTATTTCTTGAGGGATAGGATTTGGGGGAGATTTTTGCAGTCATCTTTACAGTTGTaggtattattaaataataacttcAAAGACAAATTAGAAAGATGATATTGATTGTAATTTGTAgtatattgtgatgacatttgagTGAGAATACTAGGATGTGGCTGAAAGGTATTAACATGGATGTGATTTTTAGGTGATTAAGGCTGCAGAAGACAGCACGTTGCAGTATATGAACTTCATGAATGTCATCTTTGCAGCACAGAAGCAGGTGAATTGAGagccttctttttaaagaatattggTTTCATAATGAAGGAGTTAATTTTATTGTTTGAATGACCTACTTAGAGAGGTATTCTGACTATATACTTATTAAGGGATTGGGAATCTGGAATCCATATTTTGTACAATACTAATCATTTCTCTATTTTGGGTCCTGGACCCTTGAGAATCTGATGGGTCCCCAGAAAAATATGCACTCAAATAGTTTTGCAGATAGCCCATCCTTGGACCCCAGGCTAAGAATTCTAGGTTTTATAGTTTGCTGCATACCTTGCTtcaatttctctgtctctttgcttCAGGGAGGTCTTATaaagatttgatatttttactttGCAAATAACTGAAGTGTTCAGATGAGTTATCActaatatgttttcttctttgatatgttaaaaaaaaaaaacttccttaaGTTTTAACCTAAAATGCTGCTATAGCCATGTAGAATATTCTCCATCTTGGAGTGGCAGCATGATGTAGTGAAAAGACCATGGACTTCGGGGACAGGCAGACTGGGGGTGACAGCACTGCTTCCCCTTGGCTCTGTGACCACTGCCTGGCCAAGGCCTGGGTGCTTCAGccctaaaatgcaaatcaaatatctACCTTGCAGAGTTATTATGCATATTAAATGAGCCATTTTAAGAATagagtctggcatatagtaggttctcactGTAAGGTAGTCATTATTATTCctataatattttttgaaatgttcatttcagaatattttgatTGATGCCTGTGTGTTAGACTCCGATTCAGGACTCcttcaacaggtatattttattttattttattttatttttaaaaataaatttatttatttatttatttattttattttggctgcgttgggtcttcattgctgtgcacgagctttctctagttgcagcgagtgggggctattcttcgttgcagtgtgcaggcttctcattgcggtggcttctcttgttgtggagcatgggctctaggtgcacgggcttcagtagttttggctcgcgggctgtagagcacaggctcagtagttgtggcgcacgggcttggttgctctgcagcatgtggggtcttcccggcccagggctcgaacctgtgtcccctgcgttggcaggcggattcttaaccaccacaccaccagggatgcccaacaggtatattttaaatgaatgcttGGTGTTGGTGGTTATGAAAGCACGGTGTGTTCTCTTACTTATTGTTGAATGCTTTTCATCCACCAGTcttcacacatttttattttttaatattttatttattaatttatttacttatttaggctgtgccgagtcttaattgcggcatgcgggatctagttccccgaccagggatcgaacccgggccccctgcattgggagctcggagccttacccactggaccactggggaagtccccacACATTTTTAGGGATTAGCCTGTATGATGCTTTAGATTAGAGCACCAACATCTCTCTggtttctttgatatttttatttacattttacataatggttttattgaatttttaaaagtaattcacaCATTAAAACGAATTCAAGCAAcacagaaaagtattttttaaaagttaaaaaaaatatcccTTCAAATCCTATCATCTGAAAGTTACTGTTGTTAGTATTAGGTGAACAGCATGACAGATCTCTCTGTAGATACAGATGGAAGAATAGATCACTAAgcaaagaattttataaaaataggatCATATTCCAGATCTGTGCTATTCTTTATGGTAGCCATATGGCTCTTGAGCTCTTGAAATGAGTCTgatctgaattgagatgtgcatAAGTATACACActgaatttcaaagacttagtattgaaaaaaacaatgtaaaatatctcattaatgattcttatactgattacatgttaaaatgataacactttggatatattgagttaaataaaaatgctcttaaaattaattttatctctttttttaaaaataaatttattttttggctgcattgggttctccttgccgtgcatgggctttctctagttgcggcgagtgggggctactctttgttgcagtgcacgggcttctcattgtggtggcttctcttgttgcagggcacgggctctaggtgtgcgggcttcagtagttgtggcacacaggctcagtagttgtggctcgtgggctcgggcgcaggctcagtagttgtggctcatgggctcgggcgcaggctcggtagttgtggcacatgggcttagttgctctgcggcatgtgggatcttcctggaccaggacttgaacccgtgtcccctgcaatggcaggcagattcctaaccactgcgccaccagatgttatttttaatcaaaatatgaaactgaattttactttaactaaaaagggaaaagaaaaaaaaaggaaataagactgAAGAAATTACTAAACTTTTGATAAATGTTTTTTGACCAcaagaaatattatttcctaAAAGATCAGTTAAAAGCACAAAATTGTAGAAAACGTTGAGTTTAGGTTACTGCTGGGGAtgtgtggggaaggggagatACAACCAGAAAGTACACCAGTTTCAAAGGTTCTAGAATTATCCTATTTCTTAAGCTTGATGGTAAGTGCATGGTGTTTGTTGGGAATGTGAGaaggtacagccactttggaatacAGTCTGAAACTTCCTTAGAAAGTTAAATGTAGAATTACCAGTTGAGTCCACAATTCCATTCTtagatatatatttaagaaaaatgaaaacgtgTCCATACAAAATATTATACGTGAATATTCATAGCTGTGCTATTCATAATAACCCAGAAATGGAAACAAGTCAAATGCCCATCAGCGGACGAacggataaataaattgtggtctatccatgcaatggaatattatttggtcataaaagggaatgaagtactgatacatgctacaatatgaatgtaccttgaaaacattatcctAAGTGCAAGAAGTAAAAGGACACATattgtctgattccatttatatgaagtgtccagaataggcaaatccatagagacagaaagcagattagtggttgccaggggaaagGAGGGATGGAGAATGACTGTTAATGGGGATGGGAtctctttttggggtgatgaaaatgttctgcaactagatagtggtgacagttgcacaactttgtgaatattctaaaaactagtaaattgtacactttaaaagggtgagttTAATagcatgtgaattacatctcaaacTGTTACTAAAAGATACAATGAGAATGAATAAACATGGCAAGAATAGAAATTTATCAGTagcaaacaaacaggaaaaagggCTTGTACTCTTATACTACAGTCTGCAAAGGGTGAAAGGGTGTGGGCCAAGGGGAAAACACAAGATATTTGAACATCTGGAGAGGTAGCTGCAAGTTTCTGGTCCTCCCGCACTCTGGGAAGAGATTCCCTTTTAATTCGCTGTGTCGTATCTTCCTCTCCTTTTGGAGACCTGAAGAGTTGCTGGTGAGAATGACCTCCCGCTGGAAAAGCTAAGCGAGTGCTAGTTTGGCTGAGAGCCCTTTGTCTTGCAGGCTTGTGACATCACAGGGGGACTGTACTTGAAGGTGCCTCAGATGCCCTCCCTTCTGCAGTATTTACTGGTAAGGAAATGTCAACAGTGAACCTAATGCCCTGAGTCCATTGAGACCCCTGTTTCCTGGGGAATGAACGGGAGTAAGATGGCTGATGCCTAGTAACTGGAAGAAAGGGGCAGAGGGGTGACCTAGGGAATTCGAACTTAAGGGAGTCTTTGGACCCTGTAAGCTGTATGCGGAATGTTGTATTACTGTTGACAGAACAGTGCCTGTGTGTGGTGGTGCTCAGGAATGGATAGAAACACATTTCTAATAGTCTATTTCTCATGGACTTTCAAGGAAAATCTAATTTAGTATTCTCAGTGTTTACTGGCTAATATCTGATATCTATGTCCTGGCTTCGGGTTGTTTTCCcccatgttttaaataaaatttcctttttttttttaacagtgggTTTTTCTTCCTGATCAAGATCAGAGGTCTCAGttaaccctcccacccccagttcaTGTCGACTACCGGGCTGCTTGCTTCTGCCATCGAAATCTCATTGAAATCGGCTACGTGTGTTCTGTGTGCTTGTCAAGTAAGTTCACGTAGCGCTGAGTTTTTCTGTGTTGTGGAGGAGTGTGCAGAAAACATCTCCAGCTGTGTGGCTGTTAGACTGTCCTGTTCATTTTTCGTTTTTTCAATTTGCAGTATTCTGCAACTTCAGCCCTATCTGCACTACATGCGAGTAAGTATCTTTGAGGCTGTGTGGCTAGCTTGCCCTTTATAGAGATTTAGagcattaaaaagtattttcttctctgtattatttcaggACAGCCTTTAAGATTTCTCTCCCTCCTGTACTGAaggccaagaaaaagaaactgaaaatgtctGCATGACAGTAAAAATTGTTTCCCCATCACTTAGAGCTATTAATAGAAATTATATGGCAGAAGCTTTGTTAGGAAGGctctgaaaaaaagagagagatgtgtAAGATAAATGTTAATGAACTTTCTTACAGGAAATATAGTAAAACATCATCCTCATCCTATGCTCCTTGGGGGCTGATTTATTTGAGAGAGTCATTCTATGCAATATaccctaaaatattttctgactgGTTTTTGTCCAGAAATGGAGGAAGAAAGCacaaatttgtgattttttttttttttttaaatgaggtgatCGTTTGTCAAAGCCAGTCTGTCCTGATTATAAGCGTCAGAACCTACCAAGTCTAGGTTCTTACTGTGAAATGTATGACGTGAAATTTGAACACAGTTTTGGAAAAAGTGACTATTTATGGAGTAATGGCATTAATCAAGATAGAACGTGTTACTTGAGTCAACACTTAACTTCGACAGTAGTCACGTCAATAAAATCCTTGTTTTCTAGATTGAGATTTAGCTCCAGATATTAGCAGATACTTATTCTTTTGTCTGACATTAGTACATGTTTGGACAGAGTTATCCAAATGATAGTTTGTCACTGAATATCtctaaaatctgattttaaatgaGTGAGGAGAGTGAGTGCAGTAGTTTGGTGGGAACTTCTTTAAGAACAGTTGTGTGAAGAGCTTATTTGTGAAAGCCAGGGTCTGGGTTCTGAGGGGGAATTTCTTGGGGAGAATGGATTCTGTACAGTGAAGTGTTTCCCCACATAGAATTCATCCCTTTTTTAATGAGGAGGGGGAAAGCATTAATACTGGAGAACTGTTCTCTAGAAGCTTTGGACTTAATACTGAAAAATTCTATAAgttccaaagaaaaattatttgcaacaataaaaaacttatttttctatgTAACCTTGAAGTTATTAAAAGTCCTTTTAAATTCCAGCAGAGTGTAGGAAGCGTTTTTAGGAATGGTGGccaatttaatttgtttttaaaaagtaaattgacAAAGACCTATTTGTGTATACAACCTTGtatataaataagattttaattttctcttgatACCATCTCAGAAACTGAGTCTCATTTAAGCAATTTGGTGTTTGGTTGGATTATTTCAAGTAGATTTTATATTCTGGATTTACAATTTTGTTAACAAATACACAAAGATTTTGGTGATCACTTTGCAAGTATTTGCTAATCTTTaagaatctgtttttcttttaaaaataatatttaatatttcacagCCTAACTGTGTAATGGAGATCTCTATTTTAAGTCTAGGAAACAAAGCATCATATATCTAAAGATGAATAATTTCAAACAAGCTGATAAGGTTTTTgttattactttttcatttgaCATGTTTTATGAACTGGCCtaattctgtttaaattttatttttaacagttgtGTTTGTGgtttattttgtataaatgtttataataaaataatttaaattttcatatttgCTTATTTCCTCTCATTCATTGTTTATTTCATGCTCATTCAATTCATCTTCAACTCTGTACTTTTTACCTGGATTTGGTCACATGTCAGACAGTTTTTTATTCAACTCTGAAGAACTTTAATTTCAAATCTTGCCAAAACTCTCACAAAAATATTGttacaaatactatatgattatAGATTGGTATGaaatttttaatacaatatttCTTACACACCATACATGGATTTTCTCAGTGAATTGGTTCACCACCGCTCTGATGGCTAACAAAATgagtgaacatttattgagtgcttactatatgccaggcattagcCTAAGCTCATTAGATGTGCtacctcacttaattctcacacaaTCCTATTTGGGAGAGActattatctcctttttaaagatgaggaaggacttccctggtggtccagtgggtaagactctatgctcccaaagcaggggacccgggttccatccctggtcagggaagtagatcccacatgccacaactaagagttcacatgccacaactaaagatcccgcatgcctcagtgaagatcctgagtgctgcaactaagacctggcgcagccaaataaataaataataaggggcttccctggtggcgcagtggttaagaatccgcctgccaatgcaagggacacgggttcaagccttggtctgggaagatcccacatgccgcggagcaactacgcccgtgcaccacaactactgagcctgcactctacagcccacgtgccacaaccactgagcccgtgagccacaactactgaaccccatgcgcctagagcccatgttccgcaacaagagaagccaccgcaatgagaaacccgcgcaacaaagagtagcccctgctcaccgcaactagagaaagcccgcacacagcaacgaagacccaacgcagccaaaaataaataaataaacaacaatcataataataaagatgaggaagcccaagcttagagaggttaagtgactttcccaaggtcacttaATGTAGAAGGAAGGTGAAACCCAAACCAGGCAGTCCAACCTCAGAGCCTGCACCCTTAGTTACCAAACTATAATAACGCTTGAGATACTTTGAGGCTACcgacataaaaaatattttttcaggcaGAATTTAGATGCTTTTGCATCTCTCCTAATGCTGGGCAAAA contains the following coding sequences:
- the GTF2H3 gene encoding general transcription factor IIH subunit 3, with protein sequence MVLGNSHLFMNRSNKLAVIASHIQESRFLYPGKNGRLGDFFGDPGNPSSEFTPSGSKDGKYELLTAANEVIVEEIKDLMTKSDIEGQHTETLLAGSLAKALCYIHRMNKDVKDNQEMKSRILVIKAAEDSTLQYMNFMNVIFAAQKQNILIDACVLDSDSGLLQQACDITGGLYLKVPQMPSLLQYLLWVFLPDQDQRSQLTLPPPVHVDYRAACFCHRNLIEIGYVCSVCLSIFCNFSPICTTCETAFKISLPPVLKAKKKKLKMSA